The following are from one region of the Oncorhynchus tshawytscha isolate Ot180627B linkage group LG24, Otsh_v2.0, whole genome shotgun sequence genome:
- the LOC121840667 gene encoding oocyte zinc finger protein XlCOF6-like isoform X4, whose amino-acid sequence MQGFMNILSSASSVNESEMNSHFHQPQTDSRLKIQRNPHSSQPEVQESSSLSTSCLFLQPTVLLHRLDLADMPLPVSSPTLSPTLRIKSVPQYSLTPDPSYTMGKSNRSKRVKMCSLCGKTFIEAEDLMAHMRSHTEQSPYQSFEELNMSTSFEDGIEISQPHSTSPLSPTTSEVCPTPRQSSKSRQSSKSRTCHVCHKTFYTVYSMRKHMIFKHDQLLYQCLDCGEQFERKFHLREHKAECHPTLSSKARTCHLCNKTFGSPYLMRKHLKSQHDQLPYQCRDCGEHFKRKCHLKEHKKNCPTMFSCLSCGEKFEERCHLKEHKKVCLAVRKLFSCSLCKKTFIGARGLTAHMRSHEKRSNLKEPEVCLAAKRRHFCSMCNKTFIKGHDLKAHWRSCTYQCTQCLQSFEHQENLQKHLQYAREEAAQLEEVNTSTPSFEEEMETSQPHNTSNVRRNQRYSFRARTCRLCHKTFNSIALMRTHLNSKHAQLPYQCLCCGENFKRKINFKAHRKERHPTPSLQPKESVKARTCRLCHNTFDSTFFMKKHLKSQHGQLPYQYLGCGGNFIKNCHLREHKKECFQRPQQDLRESNEGVDPNQHQRDVDPANSSSSLATRESETEIPQSHSSLNLITSDTPPTQKPYLCEICGKDFLMLFRMKEHMRAHTGERPFPCRDCGKGFSRRRSLKRHRLIHTEGRPFLCTDCGKRFSTEASLKSHRLIHTGERPFACTLCKLSYLTKKHLQRHMKKHCFKTKHFNGVYDVQKLFFTVSSQLSPAVVCTFSNLSNPA is encoded by the coding sequence ATGCAGGGGTTTATGAACATTCTAAGCTCTGCCTCATCTGTCAACGAGTCAGAAATGAACAGCCATTTTCACCAACCTCAAACTGACAGTAGGCTGAAAATCCAAAGAAACCCTCACAGCAGCCAACCGGAAGTACAGGAGAGTTCTAGCTTGTctacttcctgtctgttcctTCAGCCCACAGTGCTGCTGCACAGACTTGACCTTGCTGATATGCCGTTACCTGTGTCCTCTCCAACATTGAGTCCAACATTGAGGATAAAGAGTGTACCTCAGTATTCTTTGACGCCTGACCCATCCTATACAATGGGGAAATCTAACAGAAGCAAGCGTGTCAAAATGTGCTCTTTATGTGGGAAGACTTTTATTGAAGCAGAAGATTTGATGGCACACATGAGATCTCACACTGAGCAGAGTCCTTACCAGTCTTTTGAAGAGCTTAACATGTCTACATCTTTTGAGGATGGGATAGAGATATCCCAGCCCCATAGCACTTCACCCCTGAGCCCAACAACCTCCGAAGTTTGTCCCACTCCAAGACAGTCCTCCAAATCCAGACAGTCCTCCAAATCCAGAACATGTCACGTGTGTCACAAGACtttctatactgtatattcaaTGAGAAAGCACATGATTTTCAAACATGATCAGCTCCTTTACCAGTGCCTTGACTGTGGAGAACAATTTGAGAGAAAGTTTCATTTGAGGGAACATAAGGCAGAGTGCCATCCCACTCTGTCATCCAAAGCCAGAACATGCCATTTGTGTAACAAGACTTTCGGCAGCCCATATTTAATGAGAAAGCACCTAAAATCCCAACATGATCAGCTCCCTTACCAGTGCCGCGATTGTGGAGAACATTTTAAGAGGAAATGTCATTTGAAGGAACATAAGAAAAACTGCCCCACAATGTTTTCCTGCCTCAGCTGTGGAGAAAAGTTTGAGGAAAGGTGTCATTTGAAGGAGCATAAAAAAGTGTGCTTGGCAGTGAGAAAgctcttctcttgctctctgtgcAAGAAGACATTCATTGGAGCAAGGGGGTTGACCGCACACATGAGATCTCACGAGAAAAGGTCTAATTTGAAAGAACCTGAAGTGTGCTTAGCTGCAAAGAGGCGCCACTTTTGCTCGATGTGTAATAAAACATTCATTAAAGGACACGATTTGAAAGCACACTGGAGATCATGCACTTACCAGTGCACCCAGTGTTTGCAAAGCTTTGAACATCAGGAGAACTTACAGAAACATCTGCAGTATGCTCGTGAGGAGGCAGCTCAACTGGAAGAGGTTAACACGTCTACACCATCTtttgaggaggagatggagacatcCCAGCCCCACAACACTTCCAATGTTCGTCGCAATCAAAGATACTCTTTCAGAGCCAGAACATGCCGTCTGTGTCACAAGACTTTCAACAGTATAGCTTTAATGCGAACGCACCTGAATTCAAAACATGCTCAGCTCCCTTACCAGTGCCTCTGCTGTGGAGAGAATTTCAAGAGGAAGATTAATTTCAAAGCACATAGGAAAGAGCGCCATCCCACTCCAAGTCTCCAACCCAAGGAGTCCGTCAAAGCCAGAACATGCCGCTTGTGTCACAATACTTTTGACAGTACATTTTTTATGAAAAAGCACCTCAAATCCCAACATGGCCAGCTCCCTTACCAGTACCTGGGCTGTGGAGGAAATTTCATAAAGAACTGTCATTTGAGGGAGCATAAAAAAGAGTGCTTTCAGAGACCACAGCAAGACTTGAGGGAGTCAAATGAGGGAGTCGATCCAAACCAGCACCAAAGGGATGTTGATCCAGCAAATAGCAGCAGCTCTCTGGCAACaagggagagtgagacagagattccACAGTCCCACAGCTCTTTAAACCTTATAACCTCCGATACACCCCCCACTCAGAAACCCTATCTTTGTGAAATATGTGGTAAGGATTTCCTGATGCTGTTTCGAATGAAAGAACATATGAGAGCACACACAGGAGAGCGCCCTTTCCCTTGCCGAGACTGtggcaaaggttttagcagaagGCGGAGTCTGAAACGCCATCGATTGATTCATACAGAAGGTCGGCCATTCCTTTGCACAGACTGCGGCAAACGTTTTTCTACAGAGGCCAGTCTGAAATCCCATCGACTGATTCATACAGGAGAACGACCATTTGCATGCACTTTATGCAAGTTGAGCTATCTCACAAAAAAACACCTGCAAAGACATATgaaaaaacattgttttaaaacaaaacattttaacgGTGTGTATGATGTGCAAAAGCTTTTTTTTACAGTGAGTAGTCAGTTGAGTCCAGCTGTTGTGTGTACATTTTCCAATTTAAGTAACCcagcctga